The genomic region TTGATGATATTTGTTCACTAATGGAGAAgaattttgtattcatttataaatacgAAATACTAAAGAAACTCAGCTTTTGCGATAGAATAAAGCCCTAAAAATGTATGGGAAATTTTACTTAAATGACAAAGTATCAAACTTCCACGTATCCTAGTAAGATTGCAGTAAAAAGGTAAACTAACGAAACTAAACTATTCCTTCTATGAAATGAATCTCCAGAAGGTCGAAAATAAACAGTTAATCAGTTGATACTCACATGCCGGTTTATAACGAGCAATAAATTCTGTGAAAACTGAAATCCACGAGAAGACCTTTTAGAAGCATAGACCAAAACCGagcaaataatagcagactcagtttgagtgagtctgttcataagaggtgtACTCCTTACGCCCCCTAGCCTCGGCGTAAGCAGTATCTTTGTGTTGCTTCTGTATTACGTTCGCTTCTGGAATAAGCAATATTTCATTTCCCTGTATGTCTGGAAAATGTGTTATATGTATTTTGACTCATACAAAGAAATGAATTCGGATTGTGCGTCTCATGTAATGCACCATTTTATTATTCTTAGAAGATTCTTAAAAGACATTATGTGTTACCTATGCATTTACCTTTCACTTATTAATCTGCATATGTTGGTTCCTTCCCAAACCCTTTCTTCACCCGCTCGACACTTTGGAACGCAGATGCAGTCTGAAAGAGATTACATGCGTAAGCGTCATATATCTACTTAGAAGtgatttttaagtttcaagttaggCCGACTGGGTTTTAAGTTGGGTTGATTCCGTTTTAAGTAGGTCGGATTTGTTTTCAAGTTAGGCAAACTGGGTTTTAATTTAGCCCTACCAGGTTTTAAGTTAAGCAGTCTGGTTTAAATTAAGGCCCGTCTTGTTTTGAAATTAAGCCGACTGATTACAATTAAGCTGACTGGGTTTAAAGTTAGACCAAATTTATCACAAGATTTACGGGACTTAAATGGGATTCCAAGCCTATACCACTGAGGGCAATAcatttgaagtcagtgacataTCCGATATGGCACCGAAGAGGAAGAATTACTCAGGCCTTATTCTGTTTGCTTATGTCTATTATTGTTCTCTCATGAATGAACACAAAATAATCCCTGGAAATTGACGAATATGAAATAAGCAAAAGATATAACAGACACAAGTCGAAAAGacaatttttaacataattttgagTTCAAACACCACAAACACTATGCTGAAAAGCGTTCAATGTCTTTGTGGCTGTTTCCGTTGTTCTGACACTCACGAACAAACAAAAGTACAGTTAGTTCCCTAACAAGCCCCTGTTTAAACCTACGTTATACAAAATGCACTTTTATCTACACAGCAAATGTTACATTCAATACCTACATATTTGTCTGTTCGGTTAACCTGTTTTGAcacttaatatgttatttgtgtaaaataaattatgttatttgtgtaaaataacaAACTTAATGCTTACAACTGTGAACGTAATTAATACTAAACAATGTTTTTCCTAATGGTACACAGCGAGTTTACGTACTTGGCATCAACTCCTCTGTTGGACTGCATTTTATCTTTAGATGGTACTTTGCGTCCACACAGGAATCTTCATCCGAACCCAATGTGAAAAAGATGACACCATGGGTATTGCAGTAATTTTTCTGCGAATTGCATCTCCCTAAAGCTGGTATTTGATTTGTGGAATTCCTGACGACAATTAAGGATTCATCCTTTACACATGGAGCAAAAGCGTTTCTTTTGTTTTCCTGGAAGTAGCCAGccggacattcaattttataCACATCAATATGCCCGGATACGGCTGAATCAAGAACCGCTATATTTCTGTATCctagaattataaaaaaaaatgtatattagaCGGTGTCTTGGTGAATATATCGAACTATAGACACTTCTTTGATTTAGTTACTTACTATATCAAGGATCTTCGATAACACCACTGAACGTTGTTTTACGAGAGGACAGGGCTGGGAAAGGCTTCACGATCCATATTTCGCCTCACCAACATTTCTTTCAAGTAACTTTACAATAAAATTAATCTATAAAGATAGTTCCTATGATATCAGTAatgaatattccaaatttcagATGGTTTCTATGTTATGTAATGAAAACTTACGTTTACTCCAAGGGTAAGTTTGTCCACACAAATGTATTGAATTTCCATAGGggacatttaaacaaaaatagctTTCTAAGGAGCACACATCACTAAAGCATCTTTCGtaataaatattgtgcatattCTCGTCGCTATGACATTTTTTCAGGTCTCTATACGAACACTCCTGTGGCTGTTTTAGCACTTTAAATGTACGTTTATTACTTATAACCAGATGATTCGGTAATTCTGATTTTATGTACACTTGTCTTTGTTCTACATCTTCTAAACCAGCAACATGGACTGTCAACAATGTCGGTGTCATACATATAATCCATCCAGAAATATGTGTAAAAAATACGACGACTCGCTCGAACtccatctgaaaatatttaactacAAATTAGTCATCCGTTTACTTGTAAACTGCATGTTCTCGTATTAGTCTATCGGATTTTATATCTGTATTCAATTTAAGTATTACACCTTTTCTCACGTTAACGCGCTACAATGTGTTATGTCAGTCATTATAATACGGGTTATAACTTGTGAAttagtaaaacattttaaaaaaacctaTCTAAATACGATGCCACGGAGTGCAAATGAGATAATGCGTATTTAAAGAAATGACATGTGAACCGCTTTCAATTGATAACAATGCTTTGGGGCACTCCCTGTGATTATGAATTGAAACTATTATAAATATAACAGATGGGAGTCCATACGTAAGACTTAAAATCGGACAAGCCGATTTTCATATTCAGACTGTGATCAAGTTACTACTTATTCAGTAGAGGACCCGCTAACTCGTAACCAAGGCTTTGTTGTATTATGCAATAATCTAATCTTAAAATAAACCTCTCTAAAACTAAATATGTTTACATTGAACACAAAACGTAGTATTTGATAAGCAACTATTACTGGTGTTTAACCGTGTccatgatatatctttttaacttttttcgtAAAGATTCACATATAAACGCCGATTCGCAACCATGACTAACTGGACAAAAATAGTCTTAGATTTGTGAAATAAATCATTTACAGTGCTGCTAAAGTCAATTAATCCTTTGATAACATGTCCATGTCATGTTTGATAACACTGATTAACCTCATTTTATTATCTTAAGTATTACTAAAACATAATTAAGATGATAGAATCCATATAAACACTAACAGTGATACAATGTAGtaacaaatgataataataataataaaataccaTTAAACCTTTTCAAAAGAGAAATACAAATCATGCTATTTACTTACCATACATTCGATTTTCTTTAAACCACAACGATTCACTATAAAAAGTCGTCACATTGTAAACATACCCGGATTAATTTAGGCTTTAGATATATCTTTATTGGaatgttaaatatttcaaatgacaAAAAGGCACTCAAGTAAAGATATCAGataataataaattgttttactCAGTAAGTGTTAATACTTTATGAACTATATCACGCTTTACATCTATTGATTTCAGAATCTGTCACGTATAAATCACTGTAAATTACTAATATCAGCTATCATTTATATACGAAAAAAAACGTACAGAAAATGATACAGTTAATTACATGGTGATGatataaaaagatataaagaaTAGAATACATGGGCGATAGATTACGTTTGGATGATACAAACACGGCTAAATATTATTATAAGCaaagttttgaaaacaaatatgaaacATATCAATAAATCGAACAGTTCTAATCAAGCTAACTCTAATGTAGCTCTATTAAACATATATCCTCACTTTTTCTCCGTAAAGCCATTGTAGTAATGTTAATATTCATAAGATGACTAATATAGGCTCATATCATGGCTTTATTTGTTTACAATGCTTGtgcgcttttttttttttattaaaatgaacataAGACGTTTTAAATTCTTGCACTTGCATTTATTGCTTGAATATGCTAATTGATTAATTTAAATCAAGGTGAGTAGATAAGAACAGTTTATTGGGCATATTTAAATCAtttgtaagaaaaataaaacataaatgaattaGCATCGGTACTTAAAAACAACGACTGCTGAAACCAAATGATCATAATGACTCGCTCTGAAAGTGTCTataaaagatttcaaagaaagttTATGATTAGATTTAAACTTTAGAGATAAAATAATGATGGCATTGACACCTTGTTGGACATCGTCTAGACATGTGACATTGACTAACGCTAGTATTAGTACTGCAGATACAATGCGTCAAGGAAAAGCAAAGACCCTTTGAAGCTTCATGGTAAAAGGtcagaaaaacatatttttctgctGTGTTACCAGCGCCGTGAGCATGGCATTGTTATAAACGATTTTCTGTGTAATAATATAACTGGGTCATAACTGATACCATTAGTAAATACTTGTAGTAAAAGTAAAAATAGCTGTCTGCTtgtcgctcagcattaaaaggggtAACTGGCTTCccttcttttttataaatacctgCTCCCTCAAAAACATACGGCATTTAATTTAGCATCATAATTTGAGTTAAGCCTTTAGGTCTATAATTAGTGCGTGTTATTATTACGTAGGACGTTGAATTCTTGTCTACGTAGAAAGGAAAGACAAGGTTATCAGGGTAGCACATCTCATTATCTTTTTCCTAGAGAAAAAGACAATCTGTACGAACGCACAGGGCATTATCATCATGACTTCGTAAACAACGCAATTTTATAGTTTACAATATATTTACGCATTGCACAATGCTAGATTTAGAAAAACACTGTCCTACATGGGCACGCATGTAAGATTATTAGCAAAACCTTGGAgctttttctaaacatttttcacaaattgATAAGTGGTAAGGCATATTATTCACCGTTGTGACCTAAATATGTTTTAGGCATGATGactttaaatacatttgtattagtgTTTAGAGATTTAAAAGACCGTTCACAATTGTATCAgtttataaactatttataaataAGATAACGGGAAAACAACATGCAAGCCTTTGAAGATTTTTGTGAAAAGAATTTCAAATATAGTATGAAATTATAAGTACACACCATATTAAAATGGgattatataaatttatgaaataggtgAGATTTATCTGGTTGGACAAAATAACTAGCTTTCAATAAACCGTTTTGTTTCTGACACTCCCAAAATATGTTATGTATAGATGTAATGCGCGTATTCAACAATGTGTACTTTGTTTGATATGGAACTTCGGGACATGATTTTAGGAGATTCGAAACTAATATGTCTATTAAAGTTACCGTCACGAATGAATTTACAAATACAATTAACTGGGATTCTAAAATAGCAATGCTTCGTAGATCAAATAATTTTTACCATAATTCTTTGGGAACTTTAACTGATTTaactttaatttaatattttaagattACCCACCAGATTAGGGAAATTAATATGTAGTGTAGTTATAAAAGGCTAATCggatataaaacaagagggccaagatggcacTAGgtctgagaaacacaccataacagtgtaaacatgtttgacttagtaatttcataaaaaacaaatattctggccaattttcattaggtttggaccaaaaatgtggtctcttgagtttaaagaaatatttactttgatatgacctagtgacctagttttggccccagattacccatattttatagattttatcaaggcaatcattcttaccaaagtgcatgaatattaattgaaaaatacagtctatattgcttacacaaggtttttctttgatttgacctagtgacctacttttttaaacccagatgacctatattcaaactccATCTAGATTTtattcaaggcaatcattctgaccaaattttatgaagaacgattgaaaaatacagcttctatcgcatacacaatgttttctttgatttgacctagtgacctagttttttactccagatgacctatattcaaaatacacctagattttatcaaggcaatcattctgaccaaatttcatgaagatcaactaaaaactacatcctctattgcatacacaagttttttctttgatttgacctaatgaccttgttttttttatctcaaatagtttttaataaaacatgtcctggattttatcaaaacaaacattctgaccaaatttcatgaaattcaattgaaaaatacagcctttatcgcatacacaatgttttcctttgattttacttaGCGACCTACTTTTTAGCCCCAGCTAagccatattcgaactcgacctagatttcatcaaggcaatcattctgaatagatttcatgaaaaatacatttcttatgcatacacaatgtttttccttgacctagtttttgactccagatgacccataatcaaactcgacctagattttatcaagacaatcatttttactaaattttatgaagatcaattgaaaaatacagcttctatcgcatactcaatatctttctttgatttaatcaagtgacctagttttaacacccaagataacccatattcagattcgacctagaatttatcaaggcaatcattctgaccaaatttcatgaggatcgattgaaaaatacagcctctatcgcatacacaagctaaatgttgacagacggtagacgacagacagacagacagacgacagacttCGGACTTCGGACATCGAGTGaccacaataactcacctgaatattgagctaaaaaaaaaaagaaataaaaagaaatagttGTTAATGCCACGAACACTTCCGATACCTTCGAAACCattatattttgtcatttgacGTATAATATTTGATTACAAATGCGAGATTCAATGCTTTCATAGTTAAATCGATAAAAAATATTCTAGAAAACTAAATTTATAAAAGTTGTATCTGCTGTCAAAGGCAaagattgaaataaataaaaattatctacCTTAATTGCTGATACTTTACATTTCACTATATTCCAATTTATTTCAATGTCATTTAGTTTAACATAATAGACTTGAATTAAATATTGCTAGATATAAATGGGAATTCTTTTTAAACATTCCAAAGTGATTAGACTGATATCATTTTAACAACTTGTCAAAAATGTATGACTTCAAAATGGGAAACGCCCTTGTTGAGTGTGATTTATTTGCTTTACTGACACATACAATATATTTATACCATAAACCGTTTAGCAGATAAGTAAATCACACTAAAATACACGCTCTTTATTAAGCAGCATGTCTCAGTATACCATATTTTACCATGTTGCAATCACCTGATTTATATACCTATATGTACTatactgttttaaatattaatgaaagcaACTATTCATATTGCCATGTACGTAAACAGGATTATCTGAAGAGCAACAAAAGTGTTctaatttgtacatttttataccCCCGGTGTCGAAGACCCGATAGTGCATAAAGTGCTAGGACTGTCCGCCCGCCAGTTATTCATAATACACAAGTGTACTCAGTTCCTCATACAGTTTCCATATTGTCGGTACTTTTATGTTCGAAATCTTTTGGAAGTTATGACCCTCTTTCGACTTCGAAATATTATAACACTTACTATATAATAACACTGTGTACTCAACTACTCCTACACAGTGTTTCCGATcacgtaaacaaaaattataaatcagggctaAAGTTTTTTATTcgatatattgtgttaatataatgcacatgattcgaaacctatttgaaagtgatATTCCTGGTACTACAATTTCCCCACCAAAACCTTCCCATTTAAACGCTATCCCTGTTCAATTGACTTAAAGTGAGAACACCTCAGAGCGCACAATGTCGAAAGTGGGTGAAAACTGAACTAcgttaaaacgagaaggttttggtgAGGAAATCGTAGTTCATTGATAGCAAACACATGCCATTAATGTAGGTGTTTTATTCGGTTTATGGTAAAATAAACCAAGTTgtagtttttcttttcatttattgaaCACAGTACCagtataataaatacaaaataaaactaaaaaacatGAGACAGAAAATCAGGAATATGAAACAATACGAATACGCAGATTTCACAAAACAATGCAACTAGCCTATTATTATGAACCATTGCAAATAAAATAGCTTACGAGATACATCTATGAATCGAGATGAGGTAAAGGAAAGTTAAATATAAAGTAGAAAAAACTTTATCATTTTGAAATGATGTATAAAGTTCCGTGCAAGTGTTTGTTTTCGCCAAAAAGTTGTGTGTAGTTTAACTTACCGATATTACGAAGAAACGTAGCAATAAAGCTGAACAATGAATGTAGTGTAATATTTAAACTCACTATGTAATGAAAACGCAGTTCAAATATAAAGGTAAACTATATTAGGTTACAATTAAAATTGATGACATTCCGCAATGTAATAAGGGCTTGCAATACCAAGTTCAAGGGCACAAGTAGATAACTCTACCTGAGACAAATTAGAAATAGCAGTTAGTGCACTAGTAGAGTAAGGGGACGTAATAATCAAATGAATATTCGAGAAATGAGTACTCTTAAATCATCAGACAACAgacatgcataaataaaacatacaaagcAGTTTTATAAAATCTCATATATATTAATCACAAACAGGTTCTCACTTCTTTATCAGTTAAACCTTCCATGTCTGCGGATTAGGTTTCGCTCTCGTATTTACTTGAAACGTTCATTCTGAGTCAAGTAGTAAattaaatcgaaataatttatataaatatcaagatTTGTTGGCTAGTTATGTAGACGCTGAAGGGTATAGATTTGATGAATTGTATATACTGTATCTACTAGCACAATTTACTATACACAAATGATAACCGACTAGTTTACAAAACTAATAATACTATTCTATGGTCGAAATATTCCTTAAGAAAATAGAactgaaacaaatgcatttaaaCAACCCTTCATCAGcttaaaagtcatttaaaaaatcattagTTTCTTTTGATGTAAAACTGCTTAGCATTAAATCAAACCAATTTCTGTATGGTTATTAGTTTTCTTTTCATTCACAATTTTAGAACCAATATAATATCCGTCATTTGCATAGTCTTCAATAATCATTGCAGCAGATAGTCAGACATGTATATAAAGACCATGCTAAGGGGACTTTTAGGGCCAATGGTCTTTGGTAACAGCTGTTCTTTGGCACaggtttaacttttttttttctataactttTCTAACTTTTCATGCGTTGTTCACTTTTACTGTACttgctatttttttttcgattttcgGATGGTACAAATCATGTTTGTGCAGGCATCTTTTCTTGATATCATCTGTTTTATGGTAAGGTAGCCAAGTTAGTATGTTCTCTTCACATGAGTGGTCTCCGAGGACATATTTGCACTATCTGCTTCCTCGTAATACCCACATGCACTTGTAAGCTAAAATGAAGATGTATGCTAAATGTATTGTACTCTTCATTCGATTTGTTTAATCTAAacggaaacaaacaaattctaACAGTTATTTTTTATAACACACAAACTAAGTGTATACATACATTAACGTATAGCGGTTATACATACGAGTATACTTAAGTATTTCATATTATTGTGTAAAAACATATAGCCTAATCCCGATTCTGTTGAATAGTTTTCTATACATATGTGGATCCCCAAACTATTTTTGTCCATTTAAGAATTTACTGTAATATATATTGACCATTCCTGTATCTATGGAATAGTGTGACAAGTCACATACTTTGAGATTTTCCATTTTAGGTCCGTCAACAGATGCAGCGCCACAACGACTACAAGCAGATTCACAGTCTATGTCTTGAGAATTGATATTTGGCATTGCATGACCGTTCCCTGGATAAACGTGAACATCACCAGTTTCAGAGATCCGTTGGGTAGGTTCTCATGGACAGTATGGACAGTATTAGTACATAGTATATTTGACactgatattcatatataataattaagaATTGAATCAATCTGTGATTGAAAATTCATGACCAAGTTATTACATTTTACTTCAGTAGAATATTACATAATTGATAAAAATCATGCAATCGgttgtaaaattctgataaaaatgtttaacattattGGAGAGTAACTATCtcagttaaacaaaaaaaacaacaaaaaatcacattttatcaCATCTTTGCCAGTGTAacacgttttttttaaattatttactacATAAGTAGCTTACATCATTTACACCAGAAAGAAGCCATAGAAACCATGGGCATCTatgatattttgcaaaaatagtaaaatatcattttaacttAATATGTTCCTTTGTGCCTGAGTCTCTCACTCAACTATATGTCTGCATTGTTTCTATTCTTGAGTGTTTAGTTCagataaaatatcatttacacaAGTTTTTAATGGAGCTCTTAAACATAGTTAAACTCGggtaaaaataattgtaaatgtaCATATTCGTGTCTAAACTACCAAAAACTTTCCGTCGTcttaattatttgtttgtttgttttgggtttaacgccgtttttcaacactatttcagtcaggtgacctatccagtgttcctggattctgtaccagtacaaacctgttctccgcaagtaacttccaacttccccacatgaattatcgaaggtggaggacgaatgatgtacatacgccccgcccggggatcggccgccgcgaccccgcgatccgtagactaacgctctcCTTGCTGTGCTATGTGGGCGGGCACTCGTCTTACTTGTAAACAAGCATATTTTTTCATTGCATTTGCCTTTCCTATATACAGAAACCGACCAATATTCTTTTCAATCGACTAAACACATTCATAACTGGCTTTTTTCTATCAACGCAATTTGTCCGAAACCGCCCGAAAATTTTTCTACTCCCTTTATGCAAAGGAGAATATATTGAAGTACATTTGTACTTCCGGGGCTTTTGTATGCTAGGAAGTAGTTTCTTttgaaatttcccaatttgaagcatTTCCTTCTTTGACTTGTTAAATTCCAAATATATTTATTGACACTGTGTACcttttgtgtcatttctgatgtcctTAACAGATGTTCTGTCTGTGTTTTTCAAGCGGAGGGATTACAAAAACTGCTCCAAACTTGCGGCCTTGACAGATGTGTATTGGACAATTGAACATTGACTGAATACTTTAATGTGTTACAAAAATGTTCGTTGTTGATGACAGTGTTTTCCTATGCTATATTTACTGAGACAGAGttaatcttcagaaatacagagctgttaATGCTCTAAATATGTtatgaaattcacaatccatgtccaagtGTTTTTTCTGCGATACTGCAAAGAAGGAGTAATATTGTACCGGTCCGAGAACTAATAAATATCTAACCGGTCAGTGGGTAAAAGATTACGCAGTGTCAGCTGTCGAAATTGCCCTCGATTTATGTATAGGATGGTaatgtaaaaacaacaataaacgagaaaaaaatatattaatatttttaatagGACAATAACAAAAACAGCTTACCTCTTTCACGGAGTAGCTTGAAAACGAGTGAAATCACAAATGAAATAATTAGCAACAAATAACTTGCACATTgcattatatttctaaaatgaatattCTGCCAAGTCTAAGATTTAATACAGAATATTCTTACTCATTCCTTTAATTACTAGTGCATTAAAGTATACTGACCAGAACAAAATGAAGtgcataaaaatgtaataaaaagggCACATTTCAATGTtacatacagatcagctcacgtggaaaacccactttccgtttttcatCGAAGGAAAagtcttgcatagcgaggaattcctccgagtactgccttattctgactcggagtaccggttgttatagttttattactttagcggaatttcgtcgagtcacaccgagaaattacttgacggagcTCCGAGTTGAAATtctacaggtaacactataatgatttccggtattttatggcgaCTCCGAGTCTATAATAAACAACTAATTGGTCATTTCGAGTGACGCGAGATGATTTCACGAAACTCCGAGGCAGTATTCCCTTACGTAGATggaatttttgtttaattaacttgttcttttttactgtttaaattttaatattgaaatagtttctgaccatacGAATTAGACCAAGCAGCATATTAATGTAAAATGGATGAAATTATTAATcatatgaaattaaataaactttcaaaGGAGTGATTTGGtaaatttttatattgaaataattttggaCTTTGTGAATaagatttagaaataaagttaatatgtaaaatgcactaaattaagcATAATTTATAATTAGATAAACCTTAACACCCGCTAAATTGTTAATTGttaagtatgatattgaaatacctTCTGACTATGCtttttgattaagaaataaattatgtaaaatggacATAATTTAAGAAttgtataaaactaaacaaactttcaaaaaactggcgttaaagaatagtgatttataaaatatcatactgaaatatttataatttctgacagtgcaaattaagTTGAGAAACAGATTTATGTAAATTGAactaattgtttttatttatttcgatgggtttaacgtcgcaccgacacaattataggtcatatggcgactttccagcgttgatggttgaggaagaccccatgtgccctctgtgcattatttcatcacgagcgggcatctgggtagaaccactgacattccgtaagccagctagatggcttcctcacatgaagaattccacaccccgagtgaggctcgaacccacatcgatgagtggcaagtgatttgaagtcaacgactttataccccagtcacacatacggcgcggatagctacgtctagctatggacagaaacgtagtaatccgtatcgaaccgtacctgagccgtacctcagagtagtcattcgtattaatccgtaccaaaa from Mercenaria mercenaria strain notata unplaced genomic scaffold, MADL_Memer_1 contig_1174, whole genome shotgun sequence harbors:
- the LOC128551500 gene encoding uncharacterized protein LOC128551500 isoform X2; this encodes MEFERVVVFFTHISGWIICMTPTLLTVHVAGLEDVEQRQVYIKSELPNHLVISNKRTFKVLKQPQECSYRDLKKCHSDENMHNIYYERCFSDVCSLESYFCLNVPYGNSIHLCGQTYPWSKRYRNIAVLDSAVSGHIDVYKIECPAGYFQENKRNAFAPCVKDESLIVVRNSTNQIPALGRCNSQKNYCNTHGVIFFTLGSDEDSCVDAKYHLKIKCSPTEELMPNCICVPKCRAGEERVWEGTNICRLISER
- the LOC128551500 gene encoding uncharacterized protein LOC128551500 isoform X1, whose amino-acid sequence is MMEFERVVVFFTHISGWIICMTPTLLTVHVAGLEDVEQRQVYIKSELPNHLVISNKRTFKVLKQPQECSYRDLKKCHSDENMHNIYYERCFSDVCSLESYFCLNVPYGNSIHLCGQTYPWSKRYRNIAVLDSAVSGHIDVYKIECPAGYFQENKRNAFAPCVKDESLIVVRNSTNQIPALGRCNSQKNYCNTHGVIFFTLGSDEDSCVDAKYHLKIKCSPTEELMPNCICVPKCRAGEERVWEGTNICRLISER